A genomic stretch from Bordetella sp. N includes:
- the trpE gene encoding anthranilate synthase component I, whose product MTELEFKALAKEGYNRIPLVAETYADLDTPLAIYLKLAHAGPQGGRMSCLLESVVGGERFGRYSFIGLPASTVIRANGRLTEVLRDGKVIETHEGDPLAFIEQYQSRFKVALRPGMPRFAGGLAGYFGYDTVRHIEPRLGPAVKPFPAGMDEGTPDIMLLHVDELVIVDNLAGRIYLMVYADPAKPEAYAQAQQRLRELRAKLRKPVEIPYSHASMQTEERRDFKKEDYLAAVRRAKEYIAAGDLMQVQVGQVIAKPFRDSPLSLYRALRSLNPSPYMYFWNFGDFQVVGSSPEILVRQERVIEQGAEKSQITVRPLAGTRKRGGTPEEDAALAAELRADPKEVAEHVMLIDLARNDVGRVAEVGSVKVTDTMAIERYSHVMHLVSNVTGNLDPKMTSMDVLRAAFPAGTLTGAPKVRAMELIDELEPVRRGIYGGAAGYLSYGGEMDVAIAIRTGVIKNGTLYVQAAAGIVADSSPEAEWAETEAKARAVLRAAEQVQNGLDEPN is encoded by the coding sequence ATGACCGAACTGGAATTCAAAGCGCTGGCCAAGGAAGGCTATAACCGCATCCCCCTGGTGGCCGAAACCTATGCCGACCTGGACACCCCGCTGGCGATCTACCTGAAGCTGGCCCACGCCGGCCCGCAAGGCGGCCGCATGAGCTGCCTGCTGGAATCGGTGGTCGGCGGCGAGCGCTTCGGCCGCTACTCCTTCATCGGCCTGCCCGCCAGCACCGTGATCCGCGCCAACGGCAGGTTGACCGAGGTGCTGCGCGACGGCAAGGTGATCGAGACCCATGAGGGCGATCCCCTGGCCTTCATCGAGCAATATCAATCCCGCTTCAAGGTGGCCCTGCGTCCGGGCATGCCGCGTTTCGCCGGCGGCCTGGCGGGTTACTTCGGCTACGACACCGTGCGCCACATCGAGCCGCGCTTGGGCCCGGCCGTCAAGCCCTTCCCGGCCGGCATGGACGAAGGCACGCCGGACATCATGCTGCTGCACGTCGATGAACTGGTCATCGTCGACAACCTGGCGGGCCGCATCTACCTGATGGTCTACGCCGATCCGGCCAAGCCCGAAGCCTACGCGCAAGCCCAGCAGCGCCTGCGCGAGCTGCGCGCCAAGCTGCGCAAACCGGTGGAGATTCCCTACAGCCACGCCAGCATGCAGACCGAGGAAAGGCGTGACTTCAAGAAAGAGGATTACCTGGCCGCCGTGCGCCGTGCCAAGGAATACATCGCCGCCGGCGACCTGATGCAGGTGCAGGTGGGCCAGGTCATCGCCAAGCCTTTCCGTGACTCGCCGCTGTCGCTGTATCGCGCGCTGCGGTCCCTGAATCCGTCGCCCTACATGTACTTCTGGAATTTCGGCGACTTCCAGGTGGTGGGCTCGTCACCGGAGATCCTGGTGCGCCAGGAGCGCGTGATCGAACAGGGCGCGGAAAAATCGCAGATCACCGTGCGTCCGCTGGCCGGCACCCGCAAGCGCGGCGGCACGCCCGAGGAAGACGCCGCCCTGGCCGCGGAACTGCGCGCCGACCCGAAGGAGGTCGCCGAGCACGTCATGCTGATCGACCTGGCGCGCAATGACGTCGGCCGCGTGGCCGAGGTGGGTTCGGTCAAGGTGACCGACACCATGGCCATCGAACGCTACTCGCACGTCATGCACCTGGTGTCCAACGTCACCGGCAATCTGGACCCCAAGATGACCAGCATGGACGTGCTGCGCGCGGCCTTCCCCGCCGGTACGCTCACCGGCGCGCCCAAAGTGCGCGCCATGGAACTGATCGACGAACTGGAACCCGTGCGCCGCGGCATCTACGGCGGCGCGGCCGGCTACCTGAGCTACGGCGGCGAAATGGACGTGGCCATCGCCATCCGCACGGGCGTGATCAAGAACGGCACGCTGTACGTGCAAGCCGCCGCCGGCATCGTCGCGGACTCCAGTCCCGAAGCCGAATGGGCCGAAACGGAAGCCAAGGCGCGCGCGGTCCTGCGGGCAGCCGAGCAGGTGCAGAACGGACTGGACGAACCGAACTGA
- the gnd gene encoding phosphogluconate dehydrogenase (NAD(+)-dependent, decarboxylating), with product MHIGLIGLGRMGANIARRLLRGGHAVTGFDRAEAAVTALRADGGGGAGSVAELVQALPTPRVVWVMLPAGAITEAAIQELGGLLQPGDIVIDGGNTMYKDDMRRARELAQRGIEYVDVGTSGGVWGLERGYCMMIGGETKVVTHLDPIFACLAPGLGDIARTPGRTGSDPRAEQGYIHAGPAGAGHYVKMVHNGIEYGLMQAYAEGFDLLRSKGSDTLPEDQRLPINVADVAEVWRRGSVVSSWLLDLTAIALARDAELSTFSGEVADSGEGRWTIDAAVEQAVPVPVLAGALFARFRSRQEHTYADKVLSAMRFGFGGHVEKKD from the coding sequence ATGCACATTGGTTTGATCGGCCTGGGCCGTATGGGCGCCAACATCGCGCGCCGCCTGCTGCGCGGCGGCCATGCCGTGACCGGCTTCGACCGCGCCGAAGCGGCCGTGACGGCGCTGCGCGCCGATGGCGGCGGCGGGGCCGGCAGCGTGGCGGAACTGGTGCAGGCGCTGCCCACGCCGCGCGTGGTGTGGGTCATGCTGCCCGCCGGCGCCATCACGGAAGCCGCGATCCAGGAACTGGGCGGCTTGCTGCAACCTGGCGACATCGTCATCGATGGCGGCAACACCATGTACAAGGACGACATGCGGCGGGCCCGCGAACTGGCGCAACGCGGCATCGAATATGTCGACGTCGGCACGTCCGGCGGCGTCTGGGGCCTGGAGCGGGGCTACTGCATGATGATAGGCGGCGAGACCAAGGTCGTCACTCATCTGGACCCCATCTTCGCCTGCCTGGCCCCCGGCCTGGGCGACATCGCCCGCACGCCGGGCCGCACGGGTAGCGACCCCCGTGCCGAGCAGGGCTATATCCATGCCGGCCCCGCGGGCGCCGGCCATTACGTGAAGATGGTGCACAACGGCATCGAATACGGATTGATGCAGGCCTACGCGGAAGGCTTCGACCTGCTGCGGTCCAAGGGCTCGGACACCTTGCCCGAAGACCAGCGCCTGCCCATCAACGTCGCCGATGTCGCCGAAGTGTGGCGGCGCGGCAGCGTGGTGTCCTCCTGGCTACTCGACCTGACGGCGATCGCACTGGCGCGCGATGCCGAATTGAGCACTTTTTCCGGCGAAGTGGCGGACAGCGGCGAAGGCCGCTGGACCATCGACGCCGCGGTCGAGCAGGCGGTACCGGTGCCGGTTCTGGCCGGCGCCCTGTTTGCGCGTTTCCGTTCGCGCCAGGAACATACGTATGCGGACAAGGTCCTGTCCGCCATGCGGTTCGGTTTCGGCGGTCACGTCGAGAAGAAGGACTGA
- a CDS encoding zinc-binding dehydrogenase, producing MKAILSTDQGAVLRDVGLPIPQPNEILVRVRAAGLNRIDLATAAAQNESILGMEWAGEVADVGSAVTERKVGDRVMCTGPGAYAEYAVTDWGRSMHIPSAVTFEQAASQMLALQTMHDALVTRAQFRRGESVLVHGASSGVGLMAMQIARYLGAARIIGTSANAARRARLHEFGADVALDPKEEDWTEQAVAATHSKGADVIIDQISGPDSQRTLRAAAVLGRIVNVGRRSGGHGQEDTQLHALRRVTYTGVTFRTRTVEEIRAITAAMQADLGEAVADGTLSLPIDSVFPLEQAGEALERMATNAHLGKIVLKI from the coding sequence ATGAAAGCCATACTCTCCACCGACCAAGGGGCCGTTCTGCGCGACGTCGGCCTGCCCATCCCCCAGCCCAATGAAATCCTGGTGCGCGTCCGCGCGGCCGGCCTGAACCGCATCGACCTGGCCACCGCGGCGGCCCAGAACGAAAGCATTCTTGGCATGGAATGGGCCGGCGAAGTGGCCGACGTCGGGTCGGCCGTGACCGAACGCAAGGTCGGCGACCGCGTCATGTGTACCGGCCCCGGCGCCTACGCCGAATACGCCGTCACGGACTGGGGCCGTTCCATGCACATTCCGTCCGCCGTGACCTTCGAACAGGCGGCCAGCCAGATGCTGGCCCTGCAGACCATGCACGATGCCCTGGTCACCCGGGCCCAGTTCCGCCGCGGCGAATCGGTGCTGGTACATGGCGCCAGTTCGGGGGTCGGCCTGATGGCGATGCAGATCGCCAGGTACCTGGGCGCGGCCCGTATCATCGGCACCTCGGCCAATGCCGCGCGCCGTGCGCGCCTGCACGAATTCGGCGCCGACGTGGCGCTGGATCCCAAGGAGGAAGACTGGACCGAGCAGGCGGTGGCCGCGACGCACAGCAAGGGCGCGGACGTCATCATCGACCAGATCTCCGGCCCCGATTCCCAGCGCACCCTGCGGGCCGCGGCCGTCCTCGGCCGCATCGTCAACGTGGGCCGGCGGAGCGGCGGCCACGGCCAGGAAGATACCCAGCTGCACGCACTCCGCCGCGTCACCTACACCGGCGTGACGTTCCGCACGCGCACGGTAGAAGAAATTCGCGCCATCACGGCGGCCATGCAGGCCGACCTGGGCGAGGCCGTGGCGGACGGCACGTTGAGCCTGCCCATCGACAGCGTTTTTCCCCTGGAACAGGCGGGCGAGGCGCTGGAGCGCATGGCGACCAATGCGCATTTGGGCAAGATCGTTTTGAAAATTTGA
- a CDS encoding phosphoglycolate phosphatase, with amino-acid sequence MTTFRAALLDLDGTLLDSIPDLAMAANAMRVELGMDVLREDVIATFVGKGVDNLVRRTLAASLDGDAADETLFQRARESFYRHYHLVNGDKAVVFDGVMDGLKAMRDLGLKLAVVTNKPTEFTLPLLQRTGLAGFFQAVVCGDTCERKKPDPQPVAHACTLLDVPPEFAVTIGDSLNDTQAGRGAGTRTLVVPYGYNEGVDVRTLEVDGIVATLVDAADWIARDGAVLKTA; translated from the coding sequence ATGACTACATTCCGCGCCGCCCTGCTGGACCTCGATGGCACCCTGCTGGACTCCATTCCCGACCTGGCCATGGCGGCCAATGCCATGCGGGTGGAACTGGGCATGGACGTGCTGCGGGAGGACGTCATCGCCACCTTCGTGGGCAAGGGCGTGGACAACCTGGTGCGCCGTACCCTGGCCGCCTCGCTGGACGGCGATGCCGCCGACGAAACGCTGTTCCAGCGCGCCCGCGAGTCCTTCTATCGCCACTACCATCTGGTCAACGGCGACAAGGCCGTGGTGTTCGATGGTGTCATGGACGGCCTGAAGGCCATGCGCGACCTGGGGCTGAAACTGGCCGTGGTCACCAACAAACCCACGGAATTCACGCTACCCCTGCTGCAACGCACCGGGCTGGCCGGTTTTTTCCAGGCGGTGGTCTGCGGCGATACCTGCGAGCGCAAGAAGCCCGATCCGCAACCGGTGGCGCATGCCTGCACGCTGCTGGACGTGCCCCCCGAGTTCGCGGTCACCATCGGCGATTCACTGAACGACACCCAGGCCGGCCGTGGCGCGGGCACCCGTACCCTGGTGGTGCCTTATGGCTACAACGAAGGCGTCGACGTGCGGACCCTGGAAGTCGATGGTATAGTTGCCACGCTAGTCGACGCCGCCGACTGGATCGCGCGCGATGGCGCCGTTCTAAAAACGGCTTAA
- a CDS encoding TolC family protein translates to MNTLNTSNALKTSNALKTSNASNTLSASNALNALKTRVTRPARMLALGLTLPLAGCMVGPDYVRPDIAMPDHYHAATAPTSPLAPTVTAAPDRTAPADLTQWWAGFHDPVLDGLIQRALAQNLDLAAAQARVAQARAAAGIAATAWLPQGSLDADVTRQRQSTVGALGTIASTSPGYDRNQTERTIGAGASWELDLAGGLHRRAQALRAEADAAEAAHMGVRISVAAETADAYFQLRGAQAAQGLMQSQIAADASYVDVMEDRMRQGVAVDRERDDAVAQRHQDEALVPALRAQVEKQGNRLDVLLGDSPGTNAASLRNSNSNSNSSSNSGNGNANANGIDSATMTSWTLPAMPGNLQPAALLRRRPDVLAAERRLAAATAGIGVALAQYYPDVSLAGLLGFERLGDGNLFSSQAFQPAALAGLHWRLFDFGRVDAEVRQARGAQAEAWATYRQAVLRATEDAEDALITLAQADAQAGALQNALAANDRAEQSAKRGYDQGTASMAEILLRQRDVLQARRNWVLADVERARATVDAYRSLGGGWDAGTTFDRDMLSVL, encoded by the coding sequence ATGAATACATTGAATACGTCGAATGCGTTGAAGACATCGAATGCGTTGAAGACATCGAATGCATCGAATACCTTGAGTGCGTCGAATGCGTTGAATGCATTGAAAACGCGCGTTACCAGGCCTGCCCGGATGCTGGCGCTTGGCTTGACCCTGCCGCTTGCCGGCTGCATGGTGGGCCCCGATTATGTAAGGCCCGACATTGCTATGCCGGACCACTATCACGCAGCAACGGCACCAACGTCACCACTGGCACCGACAGTGACAGCGGCGCCAGACCGCACGGCGCCCGCGGACCTCACGCAATGGTGGGCCGGATTTCATGATCCCGTCCTGGACGGCCTGATCCAGCGTGCCTTGGCACAGAACCTGGACCTGGCCGCCGCCCAGGCGCGTGTGGCGCAGGCCAGGGCGGCAGCCGGCATCGCAGCTACGGCGTGGTTGCCGCAAGGGTCCCTGGATGCCGACGTCACACGGCAGCGGCAGTCGACCGTGGGCGCGCTGGGCACCATCGCCAGCACCTCGCCGGGCTATGACCGCAACCAGACCGAGCGCACGATAGGCGCCGGCGCCAGTTGGGAACTGGATCTCGCGGGCGGGCTGCATCGCCGCGCGCAAGCCCTGCGTGCCGAAGCCGATGCCGCCGAGGCCGCCCACATGGGCGTGCGGATATCCGTCGCCGCCGAAACGGCCGACGCCTATTTCCAGCTGCGCGGTGCGCAAGCCGCGCAGGGGTTGATGCAGTCGCAGATAGCGGCTGACGCCAGCTATGTCGACGTCATGGAGGACCGCATGCGCCAGGGTGTGGCCGTCGACCGTGAGCGCGATGACGCCGTCGCGCAGCGTCATCAGGACGAGGCCCTGGTGCCCGCCTTGCGCGCGCAGGTAGAAAAACAGGGAAATCGCCTGGACGTGCTGTTGGGCGACAGCCCAGGCACCAATGCCGCGAGCCTGCGCAACAGCAACAGCAACAGCAACAGCAGCAGCAACAGCGGCAACGGCAACGCTAACGCTAACGGCATCGACAGTGCCACCATGACTTCATGGACCTTGCCCGCCATGCCCGGCAACCTGCAGCCAGCCGCGCTGTTGCGGCGTCGGCCCGATGTGCTGGCGGCGGAACGGCGCCTGGCCGCCGCGACGGCAGGCATCGGTGTGGCGCTGGCGCAGTACTACCCCGATGTGTCGCTGGCCGGCCTGCTGGGATTCGAACGCCTGGGCGACGGCAATCTCTTTTCCAGCCAGGCATTCCAGCCGGCGGCGCTGGCCGGCCTGCACTGGCGCCTGTTCGACTTCGGCCGCGTGGATGCCGAAGTGCGGCAGGCCCGCGGCGCACAGGCGGAAGCGTGGGCCACATATCGTCAGGCAGTGCTGCGCGCCACTGAAGACGCGGAAGACGCCTTGATCACCCTGGCCCAGGCCGATGCGCAAGCCGGCGCTTTGCAAAACGCACTCGCCGCCAATGACCGCGCCGAGCAATCGGCAAAACGCGGCTACGACCAAGGTACGGCCAGCATGGCGGAAATCCTGCTGCGGCAGCGCGACGTGCTGCAAGCCCGGCGCAACTGGGTGCTGGCCGATGTGGAGCGTGCCCGAGCCACCGTCGACGCCTACCGCAGTCTGGGCGGCGGCTGGGATGCCGGCACGACATTCGACCGTGATATGTTGTCAGTCCTCTGA
- a CDS encoding TetR/AcrR family transcriptional regulator encodes MRYRPEHKEESRRKVLAAAARAIREQGPNGVSVAAVMGEAGLTHGGFYAHFPSKGALIAQSIDFMFEEMTARLDEEMQGKPPRAALAAYIDSYLSGKHCATRNAGCPIAALGSEVPRLDAEARQAFARGMARRQQRIAGLLNEMGVADPERAARSMQSELLGALVSARLVEEADSAAILDVSRRALHERYKLDPAD; translated from the coding sequence ATGCGCTATCGCCCCGAACATAAAGAAGAAAGCCGCCGCAAGGTGCTGGCGGCCGCCGCGCGCGCCATTCGGGAGCAGGGGCCCAACGGTGTCAGCGTGGCCGCGGTCATGGGCGAGGCGGGACTGACGCATGGTGGTTTCTATGCGCACTTTCCGTCCAAGGGCGCACTGATCGCGCAGAGCATCGATTTCATGTTCGAGGAAATGACGGCGCGGCTGGACGAGGAGATGCAGGGCAAGCCGCCACGCGCGGCGCTGGCGGCATATATCGACAGCTATCTGTCCGGCAAGCACTGCGCGACGCGCAATGCCGGCTGTCCCATCGCCGCCCTGGGTTCGGAAGTACCCCGCCTGGACGCGGAAGCCCGGCAGGCCTTCGCGCGCGGCATGGCCCGGCGGCAGCAGCGTATCGCCGGCCTGTTGAACGAGATGGGCGTGGCGGACCCCGAGCGGGCAGCCCGCTCGATGCAGTCCGAATTACTGGGCGCGCTGGTCAGCGCGCGTCTGGTGGAAGAGGCGGACAGCGCGGCCATCCTGGACGTCTCGCGCCGCGCCTTGCATGAACGCTACAAGCTGGATCCGGCCGACTGA
- a CDS encoding MarR family winged helix-turn-helix transcriptional regulator, giving the protein MTTPRARSGTQETLRIAADLRASMSRLRRRLRDETPTAALTWPQVTALAQLERLVSATVTTLARVEGVKPQSMGALVASLHEAGYVNGVPDPDDGRQTLWSMTAKGQAWFKAHRALREDWLSGAIHTHLDPAERKTLAQAVRLLERLAQA; this is encoded by the coding sequence ATGACCACCCCACGCGCCCGTTCGGGCACCCAGGAAACGCTGCGCATCGCGGCGGACCTGCGTGCGTCCATGAGTCGTCTGCGGCGGCGTCTGCGTGATGAAACGCCAACCGCCGCCCTGACGTGGCCGCAGGTGACGGCGCTGGCGCAACTGGAGCGCCTGGTGTCCGCCACCGTAACCACGCTGGCGCGGGTGGAAGGGGTCAAGCCCCAATCCATGGGCGCGTTGGTGGCATCCCTGCATGAAGCGGGTTACGTCAACGGCGTGCCCGATCCCGACGATGGCCGCCAGACCTTGTGGTCGATGACGGCCAAGGGTCAGGCCTGGTTCAAGGCGCATCGGGCCTTGCGGGAAGACTGGCTTTCCGGCGCCATCCACACGCATCTGGACCCCGCCGAGCGCAAGACGCTGGCGCAGGCCGTGCGTCTGTTGGAAAGGCTGGCGCAGGCATGA
- the pgl gene encoding 6-phosphogluconolactonase, translating to MTGSTRTAAASGTLHVFATPAELIEGAAKWVVEHIEASEDRYALALSGGSTPKPLYERLAQPDLARRIDWQRVHLFWGDERFVPHDHPDSNYRMAKLALIDHVPIPAANVHPVPADGTPESAAQRYAQTLRDFYGAGKLDVNRPLFDLNLLGIGDDGHTASLFPGAPQLLEEKEWAVAVVGQKPEPRITLTYPVLDSADTVLFLAQGAAKRDPVARARHLDPKTPAGLVAPRGDLLWFLDKAAAPAQL from the coding sequence ATGACCGGATCTACCCGTACTGCCGCCGCCAGCGGCACCTTGCACGTTTTTGCCACACCCGCCGAACTGATCGAAGGCGCCGCCAAGTGGGTGGTCGAACACATCGAGGCCAGCGAAGACCGCTATGCGCTGGCCTTGTCCGGCGGGTCCACGCCCAAGCCGCTGTATGAAAGGCTGGCGCAGCCCGACCTGGCACGCCGCATCGATTGGCAACGCGTGCATCTGTTCTGGGGCGACGAGCGCTTCGTGCCTCATGACCATCCAGACAGCAACTACCGCATGGCCAAGCTGGCGTTGATCGATCATGTGCCCATCCCCGCCGCCAACGTGCATCCGGTGCCGGCCGACGGCACGCCGGAATCGGCCGCGCAGCGTTACGCACAGACCCTGCGCGACTTCTACGGGGCCGGCAAGCTCGACGTCAACCGGCCCTTGTTCGATCTGAATCTGCTGGGCATAGGCGACGATGGGCACACGGCTTCGCTGTTCCCTGGCGCGCCGCAGTTGCTGGAAGAGAAGGAATGGGCCGTGGCCGTGGTCGGCCAGAAGCCGGAGCCGCGCATCACGCTGACCTATCCGGTGCTGGACAGCGCCGACACGGTGCTGTTCCTGGCGCAAGGCGCGGCCAAGCGCGATCCGGTGGCGCGTGCGCGCCACCTCGATCCGAAGACCCCGGCGGGCCTGGTGGCGCCGCGTGGCGACCTGCTGTGGTTCCTGGATAAAGCGGCCGCGCCGGCACAGCTGTAG
- a CDS encoding AbrB family transcriptional regulator, with the protein MTFPRVLLPRLRAWSLLIGVSAALAALLHHAGLGAGLMLGPMVAAVLAMVVGMQVRLSGPLFVAAQGLIGCMIARGIPPSVVGTVADKWPLFFGGVAAVTIAANGLGWLLARWRVFPGTTAVWGSSPGAAAAMTLMAASYGADTRLVAFMQYLRVVCVALVASLVAHLFMDSGVPEAAPAVATDWFPPVSPWPFVFTMVLALGGSWLGTVLRVPAGALLLPMGIGIALHLVEGMTLELPPWLLALAYAVVGWNIGLRFTRPILAVAWRALPKVLVSTFALIGICGLFAVALVKLAGIDPLTAYLATSPGGADSVAIIAATSHDVDMSFVLAMQTLRFVLVVITGPAIARFIASRVVRGRVLEGT; encoded by the coding sequence ATGACATTCCCCCGCGTGCTGCTGCCCCGTTTACGCGCCTGGTCCCTGCTGATCGGGGTGTCCGCCGCGCTGGCTGCGCTGCTGCACCATGCCGGCCTGGGCGCGGGCTTGATGCTCGGCCCCATGGTGGCGGCCGTATTGGCCATGGTGGTGGGCATGCAGGTGCGCTTGTCCGGCCCGCTGTTCGTTGCGGCGCAAGGCCTGATCGGCTGCATGATCGCGCGCGGCATCCCGCCTTCGGTGGTGGGCACGGTGGCCGACAAATGGCCTTTGTTTTTCGGCGGCGTGGCCGCGGTGACGATCGCGGCCAATGGCCTGGGCTGGTTGCTGGCGCGCTGGCGCGTCTTTCCGGGCACCACCGCGGTGTGGGGTTCATCGCCCGGCGCGGCCGCCGCGATGACCCTGATGGCGGCGTCCTATGGCGCCGACACGCGCCTGGTCGCCTTCATGCAGTATCTGCGGGTGGTGTGCGTGGCCCTGGTGGCCTCGCTGGTGGCGCATCTGTTCATGGATAGCGGGGTGCCGGAAGCCGCCCCGGCCGTGGCGACCGACTGGTTTCCGCCGGTGTCGCCCTGGCCCTTCGTCTTCACGATGGTGCTGGCTTTGGGCGGCTCCTGGCTGGGAACCGTGCTGCGCGTGCCGGCGGGCGCCTTGCTGTTGCCCATGGGTATCGGCATCGCCCTGCACCTGGTCGAAGGCATGACCCTGGAACTGCCGCCCTGGTTGCTGGCCCTGGCTTACGCCGTCGTCGGCTGGAATATCGGGCTGCGCTTCACACGCCCCATCCTGGCGGTGGCGTGGCGGGCGCTGCCCAAGGTGCTGGTGTCGACTTTCGCGCTGATCGGTATTTGCGGCCTGTTCGCCGTGGCCCTGGTGAAGCTGGCCGGCATCGATCCCTTGACCGCCTACCTGGCCACTAGCCCCGGCGGCGCCGACTCGGTGGCCATCATCGCGGCGACCAGCCACGATGTGGACATGTCCTTCGTGCTGGCGATGCAGACTTTGCGCTTCGTGCTGGTGGTGATCACGGGCCCCGCCATTGCCCGCTTCATCGCGAGCCGGGTGGTACGGGGGCGTGTGCTGGAAGGGACTTGA
- the rpe gene encoding ribulose-phosphate 3-epimerase, producing MSLTPAPRIAPSILSADFARLGEEVRNVIEAGADWIHFDVMDNHYVPNLTIGPMVCAAIRPHVKAPIDVHLMVEPVDALIPEFAKAGADIISFHPEATRHIDRTLSLIRDHGCKAGLVFNPATSLEHLDYVMDKVDLVLIMSVNPGFGGQSFIENTLVKLRQARARIDRWTEAGGHHIALEVDGGVKVENIAQIHAAGADTFVAGSAIFGKPDYKAVIDAMRQELARAKTLTA from the coding sequence ATGTCCCTGACTCCCGCCCCCCGCATCGCCCCCAGCATTCTGTCCGCCGATTTCGCCCGCCTGGGTGAGGAAGTGCGCAACGTCATCGAGGCCGGCGCGGACTGGATTCACTTCGACGTCATGGACAACCATTACGTCCCCAACCTGACCATCGGCCCCATGGTCTGTGCCGCCATCCGTCCGCATGTGAAGGCGCCCATCGACGTACACCTGATGGTCGAACCCGTGGACGCCCTGATTCCTGAGTTCGCCAAGGCCGGCGCCGACATCATCTCCTTCCACCCCGAAGCCACGCGCCATATTGACCGCACCCTGTCGCTCATCCGCGACCATGGCTGCAAGGCCGGCCTGGTCTTCAACCCCGCCACGTCGCTGGAACACCTGGACTACGTGATGGACAAGGTGGACCTGGTGCTGATCATGTCGGTCAACCCCGGTTTCGGCGGCCAGAGCTTCATCGAAAACACACTGGTGAAGTTGCGCCAGGCGCGCGCGCGCATCGACCGCTGGACCGAAGCCGGCGGCCATCACATCGCGCTGGAAGTGGACGGTGGCGTGAAGGTCGAGAACATCGCCCAGATCCACGCCGCCGGGGCCGATACCTTCGTCGCCGGCTCGGCCATCTTCGGCAAGCCCGACTACAAGGCCGTCATCGACGCCATGCGCCAGGAACTGGCGCGCGCCAAGACGCTGACGGCTTAA